The sequence CACATCACCCCCGAAGACGCCGCACGGACACTGGCCCAGGTCCACGAGACGCAGCACAGAGCCCTTCGCTCCGCACCGCCGATGTTCCCGGCCTGGTACCCGGTGGCGGTCTGGCTCTTCGTCACCGGCCTGCAGTTCGTCACCGAGGTCACGCCCGCGTGGTGGCTCTGGATCGCCGTCACGGCCCTGTCGGCCGGCCTCGCCGTCGCCGTACTCAAGTTCGTGAGAGATGTCCGGAACGCAAACCTGCGCCCTCACCCCTCCGTGGTGGATCCATGGGCATGGGCCGGCTTCGTGGGCTGGATGATCGCCACCGGCGCCGGGGGCGGCGTGCTGGCGTGGTGGCTCACGGGGGGCGACACCACCTACCCGCGCACCCTCATGGGCGTGATCATGACCGTGGTGGTGGCGGTCACCTCCCCCCTCCTGGCCCGCTGGATGTCCACCCGGACCGCCCGCAGGGCAGGGGCGGCGGAGCGATGACGCCGCAGCTCAACCCGGTGATCCACGCGCCGACCCGGCTGCAGATCGTCGCGCTGCTGGCGGCCGCCGACGAGGCCGAGTTCGCCTTCGTGCGTGACAACCTGGACGTCAGCGACTCGGTGCTGTCCAAGCACGCGAGCGCCCTGGAGGCGGCCGGCTACGTGAAGATCCGCAAGGGACACGTCGGCAAGCGCCCGAGGACGTGGTTCAGCCTCACTCACGAAGGGCGCGCGGCCTACACCGCCCACGTCGCCGCCCTCCAGGCCATCGTCACCCGGTCCGGCCTCTCGGTCCTGCCCGGCTGAGATCTCGCAGTCCTCCCCGGCCGGAGAGGCACGGGCGGCGAGGCGCGGGCGGCGAGGCGGCGTCCGGGGCCGGCGGCGGGGCGGTCAGCGCATCGCCTCGACACCCGCGACCAGCATGTCCAGCACGGACTCGAAGAGCGCGTCCGGCGCGGCCGAGGCCGCGCCCGCGGCCCTCCGCAGGCTGGGCAGCCCGTCGTCCGGGGAGAGCGGTCGCGGCAGCCCGTTCCACCCGCCCGGCTCCGTGCCGGGAGGCGGCCGGTCGTGCCACGCGTCCCAGATCTCGGCGAAGCCGGCCACCTGGAGCACGGTGACCGCCCAGGCGCGGTAGGCGTTCTGCGGGGACAGCCCGACCTCAAGGAAGAAGCCCACCACGACATCGTCGGCGCGCAGGGTGTCAGGTGAGGCGAAGGGGGTCAGATCCTCGGCGCGGGCCAGGGCGAGCAGCCCCGGATGGGAGCGATACCAGGCGCGCAGATCGCGGCAGTGCTCCCGCAGGCTCTCCTGCCACCGCGCGGGATCCAGCCGGGGCGCGGGGCGGTCGGCCTGACTGACGGAGACGACGAGCTCCAGCAGGTGACGGCGGTCGGTGACGTAGTTGTACAGGGCGCGCGGCGAGACCTCCAGCCGCGTGGCGACGGCCCGCATGGTCAGCTCGGCCGGCCCTCCCCCGGCGAGCACCTCCAGTGCCGCCCTAGCGATCCCCTCCCCGGTGAGCGTCGGGCGCCCCGCGCGGTACTCGGGGCGCCTGCGACGCCTGACCGGGACATCGGGCTCCCCGCCCGCTCTGGATGGCACGGGCTCATCGTAGCCAGCCCGATTGAACTTCACACTATGTTGACTTTAAGGATGACGGAGACCACCCTTAGGCATGCCTTACCTAATGTCTAGGGAGATCGCATGCAGTGGAGTTCGATCGCCGCTCACGGCGTCCTGTACGGCCTCGCGGTGAGCGTGCTGTTCACCCTCGCCCTGCTCGCCGGATTCCTCGCCGGCCGGGACTTCCTGGTCGACGCCTACCCGCCCGCGATCCGGGAACGGTACGCGAAGCCCAAGAGCGCCCGGGGCCGGCGGGTGGCATTGTGCTTCGGGTTGATCTTCTGGGGAGCCTGCTTCCTCCCGCTCCTCGTCGTCGCCCTGCTCGACCTGAGAGCCACGACAGGCGGCGACCTGGGATTCCTCCCGGCGGCGGCCTGCGCCGCGATCGTCTTCGCGACGATGTCCGTCTACGACCTCGTGGTCATCGACTGGCTCGTCTTCGCCGGCCTGCGTCCCCGCCTGATGACGCTGCCCGGCACCGAGGGCATGAAGGAGTACCGGGACCTGAGGTTCCATCTCGTCCAGGGCCTCAAGGGGAGCCCGCTGGTCCTGGTCGTCGGCCTCGTGGCGGGCGGCGCCGTGGCCGCCGTCGAGGCGCTCACCTGATCCACCGGCCGCGGCGGGCATGACGCCTCCCGGCTCCGGCGGGAGGCGGCCGGAGCCGGGCCCGGAGCGGGCGGCGCGGTCGAGTCGCGCCGCCCCC comes from Streptosporangium roseum DSM 43021 and encodes:
- a CDS encoding transcriptional regulator, with protein sequence MTPQLNPVIHAPTRLQIVALLAAADEAEFAFVRDNLDVSDSVLSKHASALEAAGYVKIRKGHVGKRPRTWFSLTHEGRAAYTAHVAALQAIVTRSGLSVLPG
- a CDS encoding TetR/AcrR family transcriptional regulator, coding for MPSRAGGEPDVPVRRRRRPEYRAGRPTLTGEGIARAALEVLAGGGPAELTMRAVATRLEVSPRALYNYVTDRRHLLELVVSVSQADRPAPRLDPARWQESLREHCRDLRAWYRSHPGLLALARAEDLTPFASPDTLRADDVVVGFFLEVGLSPQNAYRAWAVTVLQVAGFAEIWDAWHDRPPPGTEPGGWNGLPRPLSPDDGLPSLRRAAGAASAAPDALFESVLDMLVAGVEAMR